The genomic window ATGCGCTGGTCTACTGCGGGCGTGGAACGCATCCGCGCGAGGTGAGCGAGATCCTGCTGGCCGACAACGACATCGGACCGATCTGCACGCCCGCGCAGGCGAAGGCGCTGGCCCGGCCGCGGGACGTGCTGTCGCATGCGCTGCTCGGCACCGAGTCCTATCCGGCCAGCTGGACGATCTGGGCACAGGCCCACGGGCTGGACGCCGCGCGGCTGCGGCCGCGGCGTTCCTTCGGCCAATGGATCTACATGATCCAGGCCACCATCGCCGGTCTCGGCGTGGGCATCGCGCCCTCGGTGCTGGTGCGCGAGGAGCTTGCGCAGGCGCGCATCGCGGCCCCGCTCGGCTTCGTACCCAGCGGCGACCGCATCTCGCTGTGCGTGCTCAGGCGCCGCGCGCAGGAGCCGGCCATCGCCGCGCTCGCCGACTGGCTCGGCACGCTGCACGGCCAGCCGGCAGCCGGTTGACCCCGCGGCCGCTCGGGCGCTACACGATGCCGTGCAGGCACATGTCGCTCGCCTGGTCGGCCAGCGTCTCGAGGCTCAGGCGCCCGGTGGGCTGGTACCAGGTGTAGGTCCAGTTCAGCATGCCGTACATCAGCATCGCGTGCGTGGTTGCGGCCTGGCGGTCCTTGAACTTCTGCGCGTTGATCTCGCGCAGCAGCGCGCACAGGAAGCCGACCAGCTTCTGTTCGTTGGCGTTCACCTGCGCGCGCACCTCGTCGGGCAGGTGGTAGACGTCCTCGATCAGCACGGTGTGGCGGTCGCGCTGCTCGTAGTAGTACTTGAGGTGCGCGAGGAAGTAGTTGCGCAGCCGCGCGCGCGGATCGATGGGCGCCGACACCAGGTCCGAGGCGATCGCCACCAGCGCGCTCACGTGCTCGCCGAGCATCTCCGCGAGCATCGCTTCCTTCGACGGGAAGTAGTGATACATGCGCGACTTCGACGCGTTGCAGGCCGCGCCGATGTCGATGATGTTGGTGTTGCGAAAGCCGTTCTTGGCGAAGAGGGACGCGGCCACGTCGAGGATCGTGGCCCGGATGTCGTCGAAGTTCTCGGATTTGGTTCTGGCCATGTCGGCATCGCCCGCAAAAGAAAAATGGTTCGTTCGAAACACCCGCGCCGCGCGCATGTTTCGTCCGCCCGCCCTGTACGCACCCGGGCGAAACAGCGAAATTTATTCCGTCCGGACGGCCTACTCTAACCGAGGCCTCGCGAGCTCGCGGCGGGGCCACTTCCTGGTCCTTTCGATCCACCCGCCCCACGGAGCCGCGCATGAATCCCTCGCCACGCCACGTCCTCGCCTCGCTCGTCGTCGCCATCGCCACCACCGCGCAGGCGCAGGATGCGCCCGTGCGCATCGGCATCGCCGCGCCGCTGACGGGCGGCATCGCCCATCTCGGCAAGGACATGGAGAACGGCGCGCGGCTCGCCATCGAGGACCTCAATGCGCAGGGCCTCGCGATCGGTGGCCGCCGGCTGCGCTTCGAGGCGGTGGTCGAGGACGACCGGGCCGATCCCGCCAGCGCCACCACCGTGGCGCAGAAGCTCGCCGACCTGCAGGTCAACGGCATCGTCGGCCACCTCAACTCGGGCACCACCATTCCCGCGGCGCGCGTCTACAACGACGCCGGCATCCCGCAGGTTGCACCGGCCGCGACCAACCCGCAGTACACGCGCGCCGGCTACAAATTCGCCGCGCGCCTCATGGCCACCGACGTGCAGCAGGCCGATGGCATCGCGGGCTACGTCGCGCGCACGCTGAAGGCGAAGACCGCCGCCGTGATCGACGACCGCACCGCCTACGGCCAGGGCCTCGCCGACCAAGTCGTGGCCGACCTCGGCAAGGCGCAGGTGAAGGTGCTCAAGCGCGAGTTTGGCACCGACCGCGCGACCGACTTCTCGGCCATCCTCACCACCCTGCGCGGCCTCAAGCCCGACGTGATCGTCTACGCGGGCGCCGACGCGCAGGCCGCGCTGGTCAACCGGCAGATGAAGCAGCTCGGCCTGAGCGCGACCTTCATCGCGGGCGACGGCGTGTGCACCGGCGAATGGAGCAAGCTCGCGGCCGGCGCCAACGAGGGCGCCTACTGCTCGCAGGCCGGCGCGCCGCGCGAGGCCATGGCCGCCTTCGCGGCCTTCAACCAGCGCTACAAGGCGCGCTTCGGCACCGACGTGATCGTGTTCGCGCCCTATGCCTACGACGCGGTGATGGTGCTGGTGGAGGCGATGAAGAAGGCCGGCTCCACCGATCCCTCCGTGTACGGACCGAAGCTCGCGGGCGTGACGCTCACCGGGCTGATCGGGCCGATCGCGTTCGATGCGCGCGGGGACAACCTGCGGGGGACGGTGACGATCTATCAGGTGCGTGGGGGGAAGCTGGTGGTGGCGCCGTAGCGTTGCGCCCTGCGCGACCCCGGTCCTACTTCGTGAACCCCTCGCGCTTGCGGATCTCGTCGAGATAGTTGTAGATCGAGAAGCGCGACATGTCGAGCGCCGCCGCCGCGCGGCCCACGCTGCCCTTCACGATGAACAGGCCGCGCCGCAGCATCTCCTCGACGGCGTGCACCTTTTCCTCCTTGTTCATGAGCTGCACCGGCTTGCCGAAGGTGCGGATCGCCGAACGGATGATCTCGCCCATCAACAGGTCCATGTCGGGCGATTCCTCGCGCGACTCGGGCGCCGCCGCGGGCGCGGGCGCGCCCTGGATCGCATGCTCGAGCCAGGCATGCGCGAGCTTGAACACCGTGAGGTCGGCATTCATGCAAAGCGCCGCGAAGGGCGTGCCGTCGGCATCGCGGTAGATCACGGTGGCCGACTTCAGCGGCGTGCCGGTGCCGGTCAGCGTGGGATAGACGTTGACGACCGAGTGGCCGCTGCCCGAAAGGTCGGTGGCGGCCGACCAGGCGGCGCCGAAGGCGCGGTCGTCCTTCGGGCCGCTGAGGATGGTGCTGCCGACCTTGCGGCCCGACACATGGCCGTTGGCGATCGCGACCACCGAGGCATCGGGCTGCGTCAGGTCGTGCAGCACCAGTTCGGTGTTCGGCCCGAGCATGCGCCCCATCATCTCCACCACGGGCTTGAGCACCTCGACGATGCGCCGGCGCTCCTCGGCGATGGCCGGCGACACCGTCGCGGCCTTCGAGGGCTTGGCCGCGCGCTGGCGTGCGCGCGGCGCCGGCGGCTTCGGCGGCGGCTGCTGCGCGGTCGAAAGGGAGCTGGAGGTCTCGGCAGTCTTGCGGGTGGCTGGCATGGACGCGAAAGTCGAAGGAAGGTCGAAGGGGAGTGAAGGCCCTGATCCTCGATTTCAACAAACTGTTGAATACTTGATCTGGCGTTGATTCTGGCACATGTCGTGCAGGTCCGGCCGGCCCTGGGGTCCGCCCGAAACGACGCGGCAACTGTAGGGCAAGGTGCGCCCAGAAATTCAACATTTCGTTGATAAATCAACAAGGAGTTCATATCATGCCGAGTTCGAACCATCCCGCCGCCACCGCGGCGCCCCTGCCGACGGACATACCCACGCCGCCGGCCACCTCCCGCCGCCATTGGCTCAAGTCCCTCGGCGGCGCCTCCGTCGCGGGCGTGCTCGGCAGCCAGCTCGTCGCCTGCGGCGGCGGCTCGGGTTCGTCGGGCGGTTTCCTGCCCTTCGCCTCGGCCGCGCCGCCGCCGGCCCCGCCCAGCGGCACGCCGACCTTGCCGGCCAAGGCGCTGTTCCCCGGCGTGGCCGACCGCGTGTACCTCAACGGCGCCGCCGACCACCCGTGGAACCAGTACGCCACCGACGCGCTGAGTTCCTACGCGCAATCCAAGCTCTCGCTCGCGAGCGGCAGTGCGACCGCCACCGCGAAGTTCGCGGCGCTGATCAATGCCGATGCCGACGAGATCGCCTACGTGCCCAGCACCTCGATGGGCGAGTACCTCGTGACGCGCGCGCTCGGCCTGCCCGAATCGGGCGGCCGCGTGGTCACCGACGCGCTGCACTTCGTCGGCTCGTTCTACATGTACGAGCAATACCGGCTGCGCGGCCTCGACGTGCTCACCGTGCCGATGGACGCCAACCACCGCATCGCGCTGGCCGACCTCGACAAGGCCATCTCGCCCGGCACCAAGCTGGTGGCGATCTCGCACGTGTCGCTCTACAACGGCTTCACGCACGACCTCAAGGCCGTGTGCGACCTCGCGCATTCGCGCGGCGCGCTGGTCTACGTCGACCTGATCCAGTCGGCCGGCGCGATACCGGTGGACGTGAAGGCGGCCGGCGTCGACTTCGCGGGCTGCGGCACCTACAAATGGTTGATGGGCGACTTCGGCTTCGCCTTCCTCTACGTGCGCAAGAGCCTGCTGCCCAAGCTGCAACGGCCTTGGTACGGCTACCGCCAGACGCGCAACTTCGCGGCGCCGATCCTGCACGTCTATCCGCTCGACCCGCCCGGCAGCGTGCCCTACGAGAGCGTGCAGATCGATTCGGTGTCGGGTTACTTCAGCGGCTCGTTCCCGGCCTCCTCGATCGAAGCGGCCTGCGCGGCATCCATCGACTGGATCCAGAGCGTGGGCGTCGACAGGATCCAGGCCTGGCGCAAGCCGATGACCGATGCGCTGCAGGCCGGCCTGCGCGCCAAGGGCTTCCAGGTGGTGACGCCGCCCGACAGCAGCTCGCCGATCGTGACCTTCGCCTATGCCAATGCCGCCCAGCTCGCGAGCCGGCTCGCGCCCGACAAGATCGAGATCACCCTGCGCGCCAACCATGCGCGCATCTCGCCGTCCGTCTACAACGACATGAACGACATCGCCAGATTCCTCGCCGCGATCGGAACGCCATGAAACGCCACACCCTCATCGGCGGCGCCGCGCTCGCCTGCCTCGTCCTCGCGACCAGCGCCTGCGGCGTCGCGCCGCGGCATCTCAACTCGGGCAAGGTGCTGCCCACCACCCTGCCCTTCTCCGAGGCCGTGCAGGTCGGCCGCACGCTCTACCTGTCGGGCCAGATCGGCAACCTGCCCGGCAGCCTCAAGCTGCCGCCGGGCGGCATCGGCCCCGAGTCGAAGCAGGTGATGGAGAACATCAAGACCACGCTCGAGGCGCATGGCCACACCATGGCCGACGTGGTGAAGTGCACCGCCATGCTGGCCGACATGAGCGAGTGGGGAGCCTTCAACGAGGTCTACAAGGGCTACTTCGCCGAAGGCCGGTATCCGGCGCGCAGTGCCTTCGGTGCGACCGCGCTGGCCTTCAATGCGCGGATCGAGGTGGAGTGCATCGCGGCGAAGTAGCGCCGCTCCGCTTCAGCGCCAGGTTCGGCCGAAATTCCGTCCAATGAGAGAGAAATGTGCATTTGTTCTAAAATGCACACTTCCACTACAGGACCCTCCCATGCAAGTCGTGACCGCCACCGACGTCAAGAGCCAGCTTGGCGAGCTTTTCGATGCTGTCGAGAAGGACGAGGGCGCCAGCGTCCTGATCGAGCGAAATCGCCGCCCCGCGGCGATGCTCCTGAACGCTCATGTGGCCGAGAAGGCCATCTTGGGGGCCTACGCCCACGGCGTGCTGCCGCGTGCCATCGCCATGCAGCAGCTCGGCCTGGACTGGTATGGCGATCTGCTGCAGCGAATGAATCTCCATGGCATCGAGCATCCATCGGCCTCGGCCGAGGACGCGCGTGTCATGAAGAAAGCGGCGGACGATGCGCTGCGATCGCTGGACGCAACCGGTGCGCCTACCGCTCGCTCGAGGAAGGCGAAAGGGTAATGGCCGAGAAGATCCGCATCGTCCTCCCGGACACGGGCCCGCTGATCACGCTAGCCCATGCCAATGCGCTCGAAGTGCTGCTGGCCTTCGATGCGCAACAGGTCCAGCTCGTCGTCACCGACATGGTGGAGTTCGAGGCCACGAGGCATCGCAGCACCCGCGAGGATGCCCAGAGAATCTCCGACTTCCTCGAGAAACACGCCGGGCGGATCGTCATCGAGAAGACCGTCTTCGGCCAGATGGCGATCTCGGCGGCGCGCATCTACGAGCGGTACACGGAAAGCCAGCAGTTGCGAGACTTCTACGCGACCAGCAACATGCCCGCTCCGTCACCGTTGGCGCCCAACAGCGGAGAGCTCTCCATCAACAGCTACGTGTCCGAACTCATCGGGCAACCGCCCGGACCACCTTGCCTGGTCATCGCAGAAGACGACTTCTTCTTGCGTTCCACGCCCGGTGCTCTTCCCGGCAATGCGCACATCATCTCGACGGCCACATTGCTGGCGAAGCTGGAGGAACTGGACCCCCGATTCAAGGTACGCGACGTGCTGGACGCCGCAAGGCACTACAAGGGCCGCGAGCCCAACCGCGCCACGGTCGACTCGCCGGCGCCCAAGGTCAAGGGCGGCAGCACCTGGGACGCTACCGTCGCCGCCGCCCAGCTGACGACCAAACTCACGAAGAAAGGGAATCCTCGGATGAAGGGCTCTGGCAGCGGATCGTAAGCACCCGCCTTTGCCCCGCAAGCCCCCGAGGATGGCATCCCCTTCAATCCTCGACGAACGCCTCTTCACGCTTCGCCTTCACCGAAGGCAGCAGCACCACCACCAGCAGCAGCAGCGCCGCCGCGAGCAGCCCGGCCGACAGCGGCCGCGTGACGAACACGCTCCAGTCGCCGCGCGACAGCAGCAGCGCGCGGCGCAGGTTCTCTTCCATCATCGGCCCGAGGATGAAGCCCAGTAGGAGCGGCGCGGGCTCGCACCGGAGCTTGAGGAACAGGTAGCCCACGATGCCGAAGATCGCGACCATCCAAACGTCGAAGGTGTTGTTGTTCTCCGAGTACACGCCCACCGCGCAGAACAGCACGATCGAGGGGAACAGCCACTTGTAGGGAATGGTCAGCAGCTTGATCCAGATGCCGATCATCGGCAGGTTCAGCACGATCAGCATCAGGTTGCCGATCCACATCGAGGCGATCAGGCCCCAGAACAGCTCGGGGTTGCTGGTCATCACCTGCGGGCCCGGCTGGATGTTGTGGATCGTCATCGCGCCCACCATCAGCGCCATCACGGCGTTGGGCGGGATGCCCAGCGTCAAGAGTGGAATGAAGGAGGTCTGCGCGCCGGCGTTGTTGGCCGACTCGGGGCCCGCCACGCCGCGGATGTTGCCCTTGCCGAACGGCACTTCGCCGTTCTTGAGCTTGATCTTCTTCTCGATGGTGTAGGCCGCGAAGGCCGACAGCAGCGCGCCGCCGCCGGGCAGGATGCCCAGGGCCGAACCGAGGGCCGTGCCGCGCAGCACCGCGGGCGTCATGCGGCGGAAGTCTTCCTTGGTGGGCCACAGGCCCTTGACCTTGGCGGTGAAGACCTCGCGCTCGTGCTCGGGCACCGCGAGGTTGGCGATGATCTCGCCGTAGCCGAACACGCCCATCGCGATGGCGATGAAGCCGATGCCGTCGGTGAGCTCGGGAATGTCGAAGCTGTAGCGCGCCACGCCCGAGTTCACGTCGGTGCCCACCAGCCCCAGCGCGAGGCCGAGCAGGATCATGGTGATGGCCTTGAGCAGCGAGCCCGAGGCCAGCACCACGGCGCCGATCAGGCCCAGGATCATCAGCGAGAAGTATTCGGCCGGGCCGAACTTGAAGGCCAGCTCGGTCAGCGGCGGCGCGAAGGCGGCCAGGATCAGCGTGCCCACGCAGCCCGCGAAGAACGAGCCCAGGCCCGCCGCGGCAAGGGCCGGCCCGGCCCGCCCCTTGCGCGCCATCTGGTAGCCGTCGATCACCGTCACCACCGAGGATGACTCGCCTGGCAGGTTGACCAGGATGGCGGTGGTCGATCCACCGTACTGCGCGCCGTAGTAGATGCCGGCCAGCATGATGAGCGCCGACACCGGGGGCAGTGCGTAGGTCGCGGGCAGCAGCATCGCGATGGTCGCGACCGGGCCGATGCCCGGCAGCACGCCGATCAGGGTGCCCAGCAGGCAGCCGACGAAGGCGTAGACCAGGTTCTGCGCCGTGAAGGCGACGCCGAAGCCGATCGAGAGATTGGTGATCAGGTCCATGGTTCTCTTGTCTTGTCTTTTCGTTCTTCTTGTAGCGAGATCAGCCGGCGATGAAGGTCGGCCAGACCTGGAACTGCAGCTTGAGCGCGACCACGAAGGCCAGGTAGCTGCCGAGCGCGAGCACGGTGGCGAGCACCGTCACGCCCTTCCAGCCGAAGTTGTCGCCCGCGAGGCTGGCGATGAAGGTCAGCGCATAGATCGCGACGATCAGCCCCATCGACGGCAGGCCGATGCTCGGCAAGCCGCCGAGCAGCACGCCGAAGGTGAGATTCGCGCCGATGATGAACACCAGCGGCTTCCACGCGATGCGCCCCACGGGCTCGCCATCGTCGGTCTCGACCGACAGCGCCTTGAGCGTGATCAGCACGCCCATGAGCGCGATGAGGATGCCCACGATCAGGGGAAAGTAGCCCGGGCCCATGCGGGCGCCGGTACCGACGTTGTAGGTCGTGGCGCCCCATGCGAAGGCCACGCCGAAGGCGCTGAAGAGCACGCCCGAGCAGAAGTCTCTCTGACTCTTGATTCTCACCGTTGATGTCTCCTGGGAATTGCCTGGGACCGCGGCGCGGCCCATGCGGCTGGCACGTGAAAGTGCGAGCCGCCGATCCTAGGAATTCGCGCGCGTGCTGTGCGTGAACACAACATTGCCGTTCGGCAATGCGGCGCGCCTCAGTCCTCGCCGGGCAGGTCGATGCGCGCGCGCAGCCCGGGCGCGGCGTCCTCAAACGCGAGCTGCCCGCCGTGCAGCGCGATCACCGCGCGCACGCTGGCCAGGCCCAGGCCATGGCCCGGCGTGCTGCGGTCGAGCCGGTGGAAGCGCACGCCGATGCGTTCGCGCTCGGCGGCCGGTATGCCCGGGCCGTCGTCCTGCACGAAGAGCTGCGCGCGGCCGTTCACGGTGCGCGTGCCGATGCGCACCACCGCGCCGGCGCCGCAGTACTTGAGCGCGTTGTCGACCAGGTTGGCGACCGCGCCCGCGAGCAGGTCGCGGTCGCCGAGCGCCGTGGCCGCCTCGCACGGTTCGCGCCGCAGCGCGATGCCCTGCACCTCGGCCACGGCCTCGTAGAGTTCGGCCACGTCATTCGCGATCACGTCGAGCGCCACCGGCGCGAACTGCTGGCGCCGCGCGCCCGCC from Variovorax paradoxus includes these protein-coding regions:
- a CDS encoding PAS domain-containing protein, with the protein product MPATRKTAETSSSLSTAQQPPPKPPAPRARQRAAKPSKAATVSPAIAEERRRIVEVLKPVVEMMGRMLGPNTELVLHDLTQPDASVVAIANGHVSGRKVGSTILSGPKDDRAFGAAWSAATDLSGSGHSVVNVYPTLTGTGTPLKSATVIYRDADGTPFAALCMNADLTVFKLAHAWLEHAIQGAPAPAAAPESREESPDMDLLMGEIIRSAIRTFGKPVQLMNKEEKVHAVEEMLRRGLFIVKGSVGRAAAALDMSRFSIYNYLDEIRKREGFTK
- a CDS encoding RidA family protein, producing the protein MKRHTLIGGAALACLVLATSACGVAPRHLNSGKVLPTTLPFSEAVQVGRTLYLSGQIGNLPGSLKLPPGGIGPESKQVMENIKTTLEAHGHTMADVVKCTAMLADMSEWGAFNEVYKGYFAEGRYPARSAFGATALAFNARIEVECIAAK
- a CDS encoding tripartite tricarboxylate transporter TctB family protein gives rise to the protein MRIKSQRDFCSGVLFSAFGVAFAWGATTYNVGTGARMGPGYFPLIVGILIALMGVLITLKALSVETDDGEPVGRIAWKPLVFIIGANLTFGVLLGGLPSIGLPSMGLIVAIYALTFIASLAGDNFGWKGVTVLATVLALGSYLAFVVALKLQFQVWPTFIAG
- a CDS encoding TetR family transcriptional regulator: MARTKSENFDDIRATILDVAASLFAKNGFRNTNIIDIGAACNASKSRMYHYFPSKEAMLAEMLGEHVSALVAIASDLVSAPIDPRARLRNYFLAHLKYYYEQRDRHTVLIEDVYHLPDEVRAQVNANEQKLVGFLCALLREINAQKFKDRQAATTHAMLMYGMLNWTYTWYQPTGRLSLETLADQASDMCLHGIV
- a CDS encoding type II toxin-antitoxin system Phd/YefM family antitoxin, producing the protein MQVVTATDVKSQLGELFDAVEKDEGASVLIERNRRPAAMLLNAHVAEKAILGAYAHGVLPRAIAMQQLGLDWYGDLLQRMNLHGIEHPSASAEDARVMKKAADDALRSLDATGAPTARSRKAKG
- a CDS encoding branched-chain amino acid ABC transporter substrate-binding protein; amino-acid sequence: MNPSPRHVLASLVVAIATTAQAQDAPVRIGIAAPLTGGIAHLGKDMENGARLAIEDLNAQGLAIGGRRLRFEAVVEDDRADPASATTVAQKLADLQVNGIVGHLNSGTTIPAARVYNDAGIPQVAPAATNPQYTRAGYKFAARLMATDVQQADGIAGYVARTLKAKTAAVIDDRTAYGQGLADQVVADLGKAQVKVLKREFGTDRATDFSAILTTLRGLKPDVIVYAGADAQAALVNRQMKQLGLSATFIAGDGVCTGEWSKLAAGANEGAYCSQAGAPREAMAAFAAFNQRYKARFGTDVIVFAPYAYDAVMVLVEAMKKAGSTDPSVYGPKLAGVTLTGLIGPIAFDARGDNLRGTVTIYQVRGGKLVVAP
- a CDS encoding tripartite tricarboxylate transporter permease, with protein sequence MDLITNLSIGFGVAFTAQNLVYAFVGCLLGTLIGVLPGIGPVATIAMLLPATYALPPVSALIMLAGIYYGAQYGGSTTAILVNLPGESSSVVTVIDGYQMARKGRAGPALAAAGLGSFFAGCVGTLILAAFAPPLTELAFKFGPAEYFSLMILGLIGAVVLASGSLLKAITMILLGLALGLVGTDVNSGVARYSFDIPELTDGIGFIAIAMGVFGYGEIIANLAVPEHEREVFTAKVKGLWPTKEDFRRMTPAVLRGTALGSALGILPGGGALLSAFAAYTIEKKIKLKNGEVPFGKGNIRGVAGPESANNAGAQTSFIPLLTLGIPPNAVMALMVGAMTIHNIQPGPQVMTSNPELFWGLIASMWIGNLMLIVLNLPMIGIWIKLLTIPYKWLFPSIVLFCAVGVYSENNNTFDVWMVAIFGIVGYLFLKLRCEPAPLLLGFILGPMMEENLRRALLLSRGDWSVFVTRPLSAGLLAAALLLLVVVLLPSVKAKREEAFVED
- a CDS encoding LysR family transcriptional regulator produces the protein MDLQQLPPLTALRAFAAAAQAGSVVGAADRLKVTHSAVSHQLRLIEAWLGCKLFERHAAGVTLTDAGRRLFACTARALDDIGTVCAEIRGQRPATALTLACPGSFMLQWLIPRLDDFEARHPQVVLNLQTGSDLGRLRAGHVDALVYCGRGTHPREVSEILLADNDIGPICTPAQAKALARPRDVLSHALLGTESYPASWTIWAQAHGLDAARLRPRRSFGQWIYMIQATIAGLGVGIAPSVLVREELAQARIAAPLGFVPSGDRISLCVLRRRAQEPAIAALADWLGTLHGQPAAG
- a CDS encoding aminotransferase class V-fold PLP-dependent enzyme, whose amino-acid sequence is MPSSNHPAATAAPLPTDIPTPPATSRRHWLKSLGGASVAGVLGSQLVACGGGSGSSGGFLPFASAAPPPAPPSGTPTLPAKALFPGVADRVYLNGAADHPWNQYATDALSSYAQSKLSLASGSATATAKFAALINADADEIAYVPSTSMGEYLVTRALGLPESGGRVVTDALHFVGSFYMYEQYRLRGLDVLTVPMDANHRIALADLDKAISPGTKLVAISHVSLYNGFTHDLKAVCDLAHSRGALVYVDLIQSAGAIPVDVKAAGVDFAGCGTYKWLMGDFGFAFLYVRKSLLPKLQRPWYGYRQTRNFAAPILHVYPLDPPGSVPYESVQIDSVSGYFSGSFPASSIEAACAASIDWIQSVGVDRIQAWRKPMTDALQAGLRAKGFQVVTPPDSSSPIVTFAYANAAQLASRLAPDKIEITLRANHARISPSVYNDMNDIARFLAAIGTP